A window of Sphingobacterium sp. lm-10 contains these coding sequences:
- a CDS encoding DUF5686 family protein, which yields MTIGALAIRFIYLLFLTSFLAPVVLLGQHRIQGVVVDEDTDSRLMGVSVRVLGSSTGTSTDSVGQFVLVLDRPYAQVELTSIGYATKMVRITEQAPNMISMRPEGTLIEGITVRVSRKYSNRDNPAVELIDSVIRYKSQNRLSGNASIQFEQYDKIKIGIVDPPKLLKRTLSMVNFPTDNLDTLTLVGKEVLGIYQEENLARVYSQRDPSRSKRRIDHQVKTEFDQRYVNNPNIQSYINYVLQPIDIYDESIFMLDKLFLSPIADNGKVFYKYFLIDTVTNEHGKFMELEFVPRNEKDLLFRGKLQVAMDGSYAVKRAELHIGTSANLNWISAVDLRLNYSPRDGVMLLDSTHVAVSFGSENNQAMYGERMSVHRDYDLYSPIDISLFSGPPVEVLPDVSTFIPNRPVPLSVFERNTYENINRLKRDPTFRSTLALGYLIAQGYYNLNAFELGPLEYTYSRNNIEGNRIRLGGRTTPLLSEKMYVEGYLAYGTRDNDLKYYLSTAISVDGRNIATFPAHYVEGSIQHDILEPGRQPSFLRGDSFFDSFRRNRPTKWFMTDAYRLRHMVEFGNHFSVETAFSHIRRRTIGDFRLISSGDPTTAVRDINTNDVQVTLRWAPYERFYYRNLTRRTIIEQHPVFTVEYNKGLKGFLDAPYEYDMVKASASRRFFLNQFGFADMTFTAGKIWGVLPYTLLHMPNVRQKLDGRHEIRYDLMNSMEFAADEYVKFGFEHALNGFIFNKIPLLRRLKLREIWGAQMFYGRMSTQNDPARSDQVVEFDTDAQGFPLTRSLFGRPYWEASVGIDNILRVLRVEYVRRLTHRDFPNISQDRYRVSLSLNF from the coding sequence ATGACTATAGGGGCTTTAGCGATTAGATTTATATACCTACTTTTCCTGACATCTTTTTTAGCACCTGTAGTACTACTTGGCCAACATAGAATACAAGGTGTGGTCGTGGACGAAGATACAGACAGTCGATTAATGGGTGTTTCCGTCCGTGTATTGGGTAGCAGTACTGGCACGTCGACAGACTCTGTAGGGCAGTTTGTGTTAGTGCTTGATCGACCCTATGCACAGGTAGAACTTACCTCTATTGGCTACGCTACAAAGATGGTACGCATTACCGAACAAGCACCAAACATGATCTCCATGCGCCCCGAAGGTACGCTCATCGAAGGCATTACCGTAAGGGTAAGTAGAAAATATTCGAATAGAGATAATCCCGCTGTGGAGTTGATCGACTCCGTCATCCGTTACAAATCACAAAATCGCTTATCTGGGAATGCTAGTATACAGTTCGAACAATACGATAAAATAAAGATCGGCATTGTAGACCCTCCAAAACTCTTGAAGCGCACTTTGTCTATGGTGAACTTCCCGACCGACAACCTGGATACATTAACATTAGTTGGTAAGGAAGTGCTGGGTATTTATCAGGAAGAAAACCTAGCTAGGGTATATAGCCAACGAGATCCGTCTCGTTCTAAACGGCGCATTGATCATCAGGTCAAAACTGAGTTTGATCAACGATATGTAAACAACCCGAACATCCAGTCTTACATCAACTACGTCTTGCAACCCATCGATATTTACGATGAAAGTATTTTCATGTTGGATAAGCTGTTCTTAAGTCCGATTGCGGATAATGGGAAGGTCTTTTACAAATATTTTTTAATAGATACAGTTACCAATGAACATGGAAAGTTTATGGAGCTGGAGTTTGTGCCGCGCAATGAGAAAGATTTATTGTTTCGGGGGAAGTTGCAAGTGGCTATGGATGGTTCTTATGCGGTAAAGCGTGCGGAGTTGCATATTGGCACCTCTGCCAATCTTAATTGGATAAGTGCGGTAGATCTTCGATTGAATTATTCTCCACGCGACGGTGTGATGTTGCTAGATAGTACGCACGTTGCGGTCTCCTTTGGTTCGGAGAATAATCAAGCGATGTATGGCGAGCGGATGAGTGTGCATCGTGATTACGATTTGTATAGCCCAATTGATATTAGTCTTTTTAGTGGACCGCCTGTCGAAGTCTTACCCGATGTTAGCACATTTATTCCGAATCGTCCGGTGCCTCTTTCTGTTTTTGAGCGAAATACGTATGAAAATATAAATAGACTTAAAAGGGATCCCACTTTTCGCTCTACGTTGGCATTGGGGTATCTGATTGCTCAAGGCTATTACAACCTAAATGCATTTGAATTAGGGCCGTTGGAGTACACCTATAGTCGTAATAATATAGAAGGAAACCGGATTCGATTAGGTGGGAGAACAACGCCATTGCTTTCCGAGAAGATGTATGTGGAAGGATATCTAGCCTACGGCACCCGCGACAATGACCTAAAATATTACTTGAGTACCGCCATATCTGTAGATGGGCGAAATATTGCAACCTTTCCAGCACATTATGTCGAAGGCTCTATCCAACACGATATCCTAGAACCTGGGCGTCAACCTAGTTTTTTGCGAGGCGATAGTTTTTTCGATTCCTTTAGAAGAAATAGGCCAACCAAATGGTTCATGACAGATGCATACCGCTTGCGCCATATGGTGGAGTTTGGGAATCATTTTTCGGTAGAGACCGCCTTTAGTCATATTAGACGACGCACAATAGGAGACTTCCGACTAATTAGTTCAGGAGATCCTACTACGGCAGTACGAGATATAAATACAAATGATGTACAGGTGACCCTAAGATGGGCTCCTTACGAACGATTTTACTATCGAAATCTAACCCGACGAACCATCATAGAACAGCACCCTGTTTTTACGGTGGAATACAACAAGGGGTTGAAGGGATTTTTGGATGCACCGTACGAGTACGATATGGTTAAGGCATCGGCATCACGTCGTTTCTTTTTAAATCAATTCGGCTTCGCCGATATGACCTTCACAGCAGGTAAGATCTGGGGTGTATTGCCTTATACGTTGCTCCATATGCCGAATGTGCGGCAAAAATTGGATGGACGGCACGAAATTCGCTATGATTTGATGAACAGTATGGAGTTTGCGGCTGATGAATATGTGAAGTTCGGTTTTGAACATGCACTGAATGGGTTTATCTTCAATAAAATTCCTTTGCTGAGAAGGCTCAAATTACGCGAGATCTGGGGCGCGCAAATGTTTTACGGCCGTATGAGTACGCAAAATGATCCGGCGCGAAGTGATCAGGTAGTCGAATTTGATACCGATGCTCAAGGTTTCCCGTTGACGCGAAGCCTATTTGGTAGGCCTTATTGGGAAGCGTCAGTAGGAATAGATAATATACTGCGCGTGCTACGTGTAGAATATGTGAGAAGACTCACACACCGCGACTTTCCAAACATCAGTCAAGATAGATACCGCGTATCGCTGTCACTAAACTTTTAA
- a CDS encoding NADH-quinone oxidoreductase subunit N — protein sequence MPTYIMGAIITLSLLAILLLYLGLFKARTALLPVTLAGLALAVGFEWYGWDQVAVPQYSGMVLFDRYAIAFSILCIFIAGLVLSLSKAYFKAISENVAEYYALILFSLVGALLVCSYHNFAILFIGIEVMSVALYILVGIRKRDRLSNEAALKYFLMGAFSTGFLLFGITLMYGATGSFDLGELQRYVRTTPDHQISPLFFGGILLMLVGLCFKVGAAPFHFWTPDVYDGSPILITAYMSTVVKVASFAGFLRLFSMVMVPLDSFWEPLLLTIAIITLFVGNISALVQSSFKRMLAYSSIAHAGYMLFAILSIGTLSPAAILTYGLAYSLASVVAFAALILVKRQIGTDQFESFNGLAKQNPFLAFVLTVAMLSLAGIPLTAGFIGKFMMFGRVMESYHTLLLVLAAVNAVIGVFYYLRVVVHLYFKSADVEADSSSIKVPLNFQIIFTVSILLTLAVGIYPDWLINLL from the coding sequence ATACCAACATACATTATGGGTGCAATTATCACGCTTTCATTATTGGCAATACTGCTTTTGTACTTAGGACTATTTAAGGCCAGAACGGCGTTATTGCCGGTCACCTTAGCTGGCTTAGCATTAGCCGTCGGTTTCGAATGGTATGGCTGGGATCAGGTAGCGGTGCCGCAGTACAGTGGCATGGTGCTGTTCGATCGTTATGCGATCGCGTTTTCCATATTATGTATATTTATTGCTGGCTTAGTCTTATCCCTTTCTAAAGCCTATTTCAAAGCGATCAGTGAGAACGTAGCCGAGTATTATGCGTTGATTTTATTCTCTTTAGTAGGTGCCTTGCTGGTGTGTTCATATCACAATTTTGCTATTCTCTTTATCGGTATTGAGGTCATGTCTGTGGCGCTATATATCTTGGTCGGCATCCGTAAGCGAGATCGTTTATCCAATGAAGCCGCATTGAAATACTTTTTAATGGGTGCTTTCTCTACCGGATTTTTACTTTTTGGTATTACGCTGATGTACGGTGCTACTGGTTCATTTGATTTGGGAGAGCTGCAACGCTACGTACGTACTACGCCCGATCATCAGATCTCACCTTTATTCTTTGGCGGGATATTATTGATGCTAGTTGGCCTCTGTTTCAAGGTAGGTGCCGCTCCATTTCATTTCTGGACCCCAGATGTGTACGATGGATCACCCATTCTGATTACGGCTTACATGAGTACCGTAGTGAAGGTGGCTTCCTTTGCCGGTTTCCTTCGTTTATTTTCTATGGTTATGGTGCCATTAGACAGTTTTTGGGAGCCGTTGCTGCTCACTATCGCGATCATTACGCTTTTCGTGGGCAATATATCTGCTTTAGTACAATCTAGCTTCAAGCGTATGCTGGCCTATTCCAGTATCGCACATGCTGGTTATATGTTATTTGCTATTCTTTCTATAGGAACCCTTTCCCCCGCAGCGATCTTAACCTATGGTCTAGCCTATTCACTGGCTTCTGTGGTCGCATTTGCGGCATTAATTTTGGTGAAAAGACAAATCGGTACGGATCAGTTTGAATCTTTCAATGGATTGGCAAAGCAAAATCCGTTTCTGGCCTTTGTGCTCACCGTAGCCATGCTATCATTGGCTGGTATTCCGCTTACAGCCGGATTTATCGGGAAGTTCATGATGTTTGGCCGAGTAATGGAAAGTTACCATACTTTATTGTTAGTTCTGGCAGCGGTAAATGCGGTCATTGGTGTGTTCTACTACCTGCGTGTGGTGGTACATTTGTACTTCAAATCCGCCGATGTCGAAGCAGATTCTTCTTCGATTAAGGTGCCCTTAAATTTTCAAATCATCTTCACGGTATCCATCCTTTTAACTTTAGCCGTAGGAATCTATCCGGATTGGCTTATCAACCTGTTGTAA
- a CDS encoding NADH-quinone oxidoreductase subunit M, whose amino-acid sequence MDNLFSLLLIPLLSAIALFFVRSDRAKWVALLLSLINVGLTVPFLLRFDPQAGIQFEQMWVWIERLNVNFHIGLDGISLPLVLLTNGLIPLIIATVDQKRFKGNFYALVLFMQVGLLLVFTALDAFSFYVGWEIALIPIYFICALWGSGDRIATNLKFFIYTFAGSILMLIGILYLYQQTPTHSFEWTAFAALNLNEEVQHWVFWAFFLAFAIKIPIIPFHTWQPNTYVQAPAAGTMLLSGIMLKMGIFGLLRWLLPIAPLGVAEYGTLVMILCVVGIVYASVIAFRQDDAKRLIAYSSIAHVGLIAGGVFSLTIDGLQGAMIQMINHGISAVGLFFVIDLIERRTGSRSLSALGGLAARTPKLAIAFLILVMGAVGLPLTHGFIGEFLLLKGLFGAEGYGLWYAVFGGLTLILGAVYMLRLYQKTMLGELQTQWESIRDVKSTDLLVLGILVVLVILIGVLPNYLLQLSEPAIQELLQQISFRTA is encoded by the coding sequence ATGGACAACCTTTTTTCGCTGTTGCTAATCCCTTTATTAAGTGCTATTGCTCTATTCTTTGTGCGTTCGGATCGTGCTAAGTGGGTGGCACTTTTGCTATCCTTAATTAATGTCGGGCTTACCGTACCTTTTTTACTGCGTTTTGATCCACAAGCCGGAATACAGTTTGAGCAGATGTGGGTGTGGATAGAACGGTTGAACGTCAATTTTCATATCGGCTTGGATGGTATAAGCTTGCCATTGGTTTTGTTGACCAATGGGCTGATTCCGTTAATTATTGCCACGGTCGATCAAAAGCGCTTCAAAGGTAATTTTTATGCTTTAGTGTTGTTTATGCAGGTTGGTCTATTGCTTGTGTTTACAGCACTGGATGCATTTTCATTTTATGTCGGATGGGAGATTGCCTTAATTCCGATTTACTTTATCTGTGCCCTGTGGGGCAGCGGTGATCGTATCGCCACCAACCTCAAGTTTTTTATCTACACATTTGCCGGAAGTATTCTGATGTTGATTGGTATACTATACCTGTATCAACAGACGCCGACGCATAGTTTCGAATGGACAGCATTTGCAGCGCTGAATCTTAATGAGGAGGTACAACATTGGGTGTTCTGGGCATTCTTTCTCGCATTCGCTATTAAGATTCCTATTATCCCATTTCATACTTGGCAGCCAAACACCTACGTGCAGGCACCTGCCGCAGGAACGATGCTCTTGTCTGGCATTATGTTAAAAATGGGAATCTTCGGCTTATTACGATGGTTACTGCCGATAGCACCTTTGGGCGTCGCGGAATACGGTACACTGGTGATGATTCTTTGTGTAGTAGGGATTGTTTATGCTTCCGTCATTGCCTTTCGGCAAGATGATGCGAAACGTTTGATCGCCTATTCTTCCATTGCCCACGTCGGCCTGATTGCCGGAGGCGTGTTTTCTTTAACAATCGACGGATTGCAGGGAGCGATGATACAGATGATCAATCATGGTATCTCTGCGGTAGGCTTATTTTTTGTAATCGACTTGATAGAGCGCCGTACGGGAAGCAGAAGCTTATCGGCGCTGGGTGGATTAGCTGCGCGCACGCCTAAACTGGCTATAGCATTTTTAATTCTCGTGATGGGGGCCGTTGGCTTGCCCTTAACGCACGGTTTTATCGGAGAATTTCTTTTGTTGAAAGGATTGTTCGGAGCGGAGGGGTACGGTCTTTGGTATGCAGTTTTCGGTGGGCTAACGCTGATCTTAGGCGCAGTCTATATGCTTAGGCTATACCAGAAGACCATGCTTGGCGAGTTACAGACACAATGGGAATCCATTCGGGATGTAAAGAGTACCGACCTGCTCGTGCTCGGAATTTTGGTCGTCTTGGTCATACTGATTGGCGTGTTGCCAAACTACCTACTACAATTATCAGAGCCAGCAATACAGGAGTTATTACAGCAAATTTCATTTAGAACAGCATAG
- the nuoL gene encoding NADH-quinone oxidoreductase subunit L produces the protein MNELIWIVPLLPLLGFVFIGALRNYLPHWLVSLVGCGTVLAAFIASVALFSNVYSARMVGGTGEITQELFTWISVSDFQVSFRFLVDPLSAIMLLIVTGIGFLIHLYSTSYMHKDPGFAKFFSYLNLFIFFMLLLVLGSNYLVMFIGWEGVGLCSYLLIGFWYKNTNYAKAAKKAFVMNRIGDLGFLIALFFMIAHFGTLEFAGVLGQAKLMVSGDSTLLIITLLLFVAATGKSAQIPLFTWLPDAMAGPTPVSALIHAATMVTAGIYMIARSNIMFTLSPITMQVIAIIGVATAVVAAFIALTQNDIKKVLAYSTVSQLGYMFLGLGVGAFTGAFFHVLTHAFFKALLFLGAGSVIHAMSDEQDMRKMGGLRKALPVTFATMLIGTIAIAGIPPFAGFFSKDEILAYAFVENPLFWVLGLAGALMTAFYMFRLLFMTFSGSFRGTESQKSHLHESPWPMTAALIVLAMLSVIGGALNVPEALHGHHWLANFLSPVFADSTALSVPFSLDHTTEYLLMAVSTVAAIAMAAIAYRRYVKSTPRAEKAEQDRGLLYKLSYHKLYVDETYELLITKPLNGLASTFKKADVKLVDGLVNGVGKVFLSAGNGIRHLQTGHVSFYIFMMVLGVAGIMLYGFIAQLIER, from the coding sequence ATGAACGAATTGATTTGGATAGTGCCCTTGCTGCCTTTATTGGGCTTCGTATTCATCGGGGCGTTGCGAAATTACCTTCCGCACTGGCTGGTGAGCTTAGTTGGCTGTGGCACGGTACTCGCCGCATTCATAGCTAGTGTGGCACTCTTCTCCAATGTATATAGCGCTCGGATGGTTGGAGGCACAGGTGAGATAACTCAGGAGCTATTTACCTGGATTTCTGTTTCCGACTTTCAGGTCTCTTTTCGCTTTTTAGTCGATCCATTAAGTGCCATCATGCTCTTAATTGTCACTGGAATTGGTTTTCTAATTCACCTGTATTCCACGTCGTACATGCATAAAGATCCTGGATTTGCTAAATTCTTCAGCTACCTGAACTTGTTTATCTTTTTCATGCTGTTGCTGGTATTAGGATCCAATTATTTGGTGATGTTTATCGGATGGGAAGGCGTAGGCCTTTGTTCCTACCTATTGATTGGGTTCTGGTATAAAAATACGAACTATGCTAAGGCAGCAAAAAAAGCTTTTGTGATGAATCGCATTGGCGATCTGGGCTTTTTAATAGCGCTGTTCTTTATGATTGCTCACTTTGGTACTTTGGAATTCGCTGGTGTACTAGGACAAGCTAAGTTGATGGTTTCTGGTGACAGCACCTTGTTGATCATTACCTTATTACTTTTTGTGGCGGCAACGGGTAAGTCCGCACAGATTCCACTCTTTACCTGGTTGCCTGATGCGATGGCAGGGCCAACGCCTGTTTCTGCATTGATTCACGCAGCCACGATGGTTACGGCCGGAATCTACATGATTGCCCGATCCAATATTATGTTCACACTATCGCCCATCACGATGCAAGTGATTGCCATCATCGGTGTGGCTACCGCTGTCGTAGCGGCATTTATTGCGCTTACCCAAAACGATATTAAGAAAGTATTGGCCTATTCTACCGTATCGCAATTAGGATATATGTTTCTAGGACTAGGGGTAGGTGCTTTTACCGGAGCATTTTTTCACGTATTGACGCACGCTTTCTTCAAAGCGCTATTGTTTCTTGGTGCGGGATCTGTGATCCATGCGATGAGCGACGAGCAGGATATGCGGAAGATGGGCGGGTTGCGCAAAGCCTTACCAGTTACCTTCGCCACGATGCTAATCGGTACAATTGCGATTGCGGGCATTCCTCCTTTCGCAGGATTTTTCTCCAAAGATGAAATCTTGGCTTATGCCTTCGTCGAAAATCCACTCTTTTGGGTGTTAGGCTTGGCGGGTGCATTAATGACAGCATTCTATATGTTTCGCTTATTGTTTATGACTTTTTCTGGCAGTTTCCGTGGTACAGAATCACAAAAAAGCCATTTGCATGAATCTCCCTGGCCAATGACGGCAGCCCTGATCGTGTTAGCGATGCTATCCGTAATAGGTGGCGCATTGAATGTGCCAGAGGCTTTGCATGGACATCATTGGCTAGCCAACTTCTTGAGTCCCGTCTTTGCCGACTCAACAGCACTATCGGTGCCTTTTAGTTTAGACCATACGACGGAATATCTACTTATGGCGGTATCTACTGTCGCAGCGATTGCAATGGCTGCAATAGCTTATAGGCGATACGTGAAGTCAACTCCACGTGCCGAAAAGGCCGAGCAGGATCGCGGATTGTTATATAAACTGTCCTATCACAAGCTATATGTAGATGAAACTTATGAGCTGCTTATCACCAAACCGCTAAACGGTCTGGCGAGCACATTTAAGAAAGCAGACGTAAAGCTGGTAGACGGCTTGGTAAACGGCGTGGGTAAAGTGTTTTTGTCGGCTGGAAACGGCATCAGGCATTTGCAAACCGGACACGTTAGTTTTTATATATTCATGATGGTGTTGGGCGTGGCAGGCATCATGTTGTACGGCTTTATTGCACAATTAATAGAAAGATAA
- the nuoK gene encoding NADH-quinone oxidoreductase subunit NuoK, which yields MDNMVSQLQGIPLQHYLIFCSTIFAIGVIGVLTRRNVIIIMMSIELMLNAVNLLLAAFSAHHADPAGQVFVFFIMALAAAEVAVGLAIVIMVYRNTKSLDIDSLTKLRF from the coding sequence ATGGATAATATGGTCTCTCAGCTCCAAGGAATTCCCTTACAGCACTATTTGATATTCTGTAGTACCATCTTCGCGATCGGCGTAATCGGTGTGTTGACCAGAAGAAATGTCATTATTATTATGATGTCTATCGAGTTAATGCTCAATGCCGTGAATCTGCTACTGGCCGCATTCTCTGCACATCATGCTGATCCTGCTGGTCAGGTATTCGTATTTTTCATCATGGCGCTGGCGGCGGCGGAAGTGGCTGTCGGACTCGCTATCGTGATTATGGTGTATCGCAATACCAAATCGCTTGATATTGATTCATTGACCAAACTGCGCTTTTAG
- a CDS encoding NADH-quinone oxidoreductase subunit J has protein sequence MSFFYLVAFLSVIFSLMTIFTKNPVHSVLYLVITFFTFTVHYIMLNAQFLAVVNFIVYMGAIMVLFLFVLMLLNLNKDTEPMKSPLVKVMGTIAGMCLLATFLGAFRALEHNDILITPHENIGLVENLGKVLFGEFLLPFELSSILLLTAMVGAVLLAKHEKGVKKQHG, from the coding sequence ATGTCTTTCTTTTATCTCGTAGCTTTTCTATCCGTGATCTTTTCACTGATGACCATTTTTACGAAGAATCCCGTGCACAGTGTACTGTACCTTGTAATCACGTTTTTTACGTTTACGGTACATTATATCATGCTCAATGCCCAATTTCTGGCTGTGGTAAACTTTATCGTTTATATGGGTGCCATTATGGTATTATTTCTCTTTGTGCTCATGTTATTGAATCTGAACAAAGATACAGAACCCATGAAATCTCCCTTGGTGAAGGTGATGGGTACAATCGCAGGAATGTGTTTATTAGCGACCTTTTTAGGAGCCTTCCGCGCTTTAGAGCACAATGACATACTCATCACTCCACACGAAAACATAGGGCTGGTAGAAAACTTGGGGAAAGTACTCTTTGGGGAATTTCTACTACCTTTTGAACTGTCTTCTATTCTGCTGCTAACCGCCATGGTTGGTGCAGTATTGTTGGCCAAACACGAGAAAGGAGTGAAGAAGCAACATGGATAA
- a CDS encoding NADH-quinone oxidoreductase subunit I, with the protein MQSLSNRKKVLEQKPMNFWERIYLPAIFKGLSITLRHFFKKIPTVKYPEEVRPYSKNFRGQHSLKRDEEGKERCTACGLCALSCPAEAITMTSAERAKGEEHLYREEKYAAVYEINMLRCIFCGLCEEACPKEAIYLDGPHVTADYLRKDFIYGKDKLVEPKFDITKLAKD; encoded by the coding sequence ATGCAGTCGTTATCGAATAGGAAAAAAGTACTGGAACAAAAGCCCATGAATTTCTGGGAGCGCATTTACCTGCCTGCCATCTTCAAGGGGTTGTCCATTACGCTCCGGCATTTTTTTAAAAAAATCCCGACCGTAAAATATCCGGAAGAGGTACGCCCATATTCAAAGAATTTTAGAGGACAACATTCCTTGAAACGTGATGAAGAAGGCAAGGAACGTTGTACCGCTTGTGGCTTGTGCGCCCTATCCTGTCCGGCAGAAGCCATTACCATGACCTCGGCAGAGCGCGCCAAAGGCGAAGAGCATCTGTACCGCGAGGAGAAATATGCGGCCGTGTACGAGATTAATATGTTGCGTTGTATATTTTGTGGATTGTGTGAAGAGGCTTGTCCCAAGGAGGCGATTTATCTGGACGGCCCACACGTAACGGCAGATTACCTGCGTAAAGATTTTATCTATGGAAAAGATAAGTTGGTGGAGCCCAAATTTGACATTACAAAACTTGCTAAAGATTAA
- the nuoH gene encoding NADH-quinone oxidoreductase subunit NuoH: METAFLLEKLILVVVVFTITLVIAMYSTLAERKIAGFMQDRHGPDRAGAFGLLQPLCDGGKFFFKEEIIPAGAHKGLFIIGPVIAIITACISSAVIPWGQTLTIGDASIKLQVAEVNIGVLYIFGVIALGVYGIMLGGWASNNKFSLMGAIRAASQSISYEIGLGLSLIALLMVTGTLSIGEIVAQQSGFVNWNIWSQPLGFLIFVVCAFAECNRVPFDLPECETELVGGYHTEYSSMKLGLYMFSEYINMFVSSALMAALYFGGYNFPFMNDLGLSANWITIIGVLVFFAKIFAFIFFFMWIRWTLPRFRYDQLMRLGWKKLIPLAIANIVLTGVIILIKDTFF; the protein is encoded by the coding sequence ATGGAGACAGCATTTCTATTAGAAAAATTGATATTAGTGGTCGTCGTATTTACGATCACCTTAGTAATCGCGATGTATTCTACGTTGGCGGAGCGCAAGATTGCGGGCTTTATGCAAGACAGGCACGGACCAGATCGCGCCGGAGCATTTGGATTGCTGCAGCCCCTTTGCGACGGTGGTAAGTTCTTTTTCAAAGAAGAAATTATTCCGGCAGGAGCGCATAAGGGCTTATTTATCATCGGTCCGGTGATTGCCATTATTACCGCCTGCATTAGCTCGGCCGTGATTCCTTGGGGACAAACCCTCACCATAGGAGATGCTAGCATCAAATTGCAGGTGGCGGAAGTGAATATCGGCGTATTGTATATTTTTGGGGTCATTGCACTAGGCGTTTATGGTATTATGCTAGGTGGTTGGGCATCCAATAACAAGTTTTCGTTGATGGGTGCTATTCGTGCCGCTTCTCAAAGTATCAGTTACGAAATTGGCCTGGGCTTATCACTGATTGCTTTATTGATGGTTACCGGCACGCTTTCTATCGGCGAGATCGTCGCACAGCAATCTGGCTTTGTGAACTGGAATATCTGGTCTCAACCGCTCGGCTTTCTCATCTTCGTCGTGTGTGCCTTTGCCGAATGTAACCGTGTTCCCTTCGATTTGCCAGAGTGTGAAACCGAATTGGTTGGTGGATATCATACGGAGTATTCGTCCATGAAACTGGGCTTGTACATGTTCTCCGAGTATATCAATATGTTTGTGTCTTCCGCATTGATGGCAGCATTATATTTCGGAGGATATAACTTTCCGTTTATGAATGACCTAGGTCTTTCAGCGAACTGGATCACCATTATCGGGGTACTCGTCTTCTTCGCCAAAATATTTGCCTTTATCTTCTTTTTTATGTGGATCAGATGGACCTTGCCGCGTTTTCGGTACGATCAGTTGATGCGCTTAGGCTGGAAGAAGTTGATACCATTAGCGATCGCCAATATTGTATTGACGGGAGTAATCATATTGATTAAGGATACATTTTTTTAG
- a CDS encoding 2Fe-2S iron-sulfur cluster-binding protein, translating into MAEEVQKFKVSIDGISVDVDAGTTILNAARKIGGDIVPPAMCYYSKLEGSGGKCRTCLVKVTKGSEKDPRPMPKLVASCRTTVMDGMEVQNITSPDVVEARKSVVEMLLINHPLDCPVCDQAGECKLQDLGYEHGSENTRYDFPRRTFERIDIGDKIQLHMNRCILCYRCVYVANQLTNTREHGILYRGDHAEISTYIENALDNDYIGNVIDVCPVGALTDKTFRFKNRVWFTKPVNAHRDCPSCSGRVTLWYKGSDVLRVTARKDEYDEVEEFICNTCRFDKKETADWTLEDPTKVSQESVIASNHYTQFQPPAVIPENTPLKEANWEQLARTEKLK; encoded by the coding sequence ATGGCGGAAGAAGTACAAAAGTTTAAAGTAAGTATAGATGGTATATCGGTCGATGTCGACGCGGGTACAACAATATTAAACGCTGCCCGTAAGATTGGCGGAGATATTGTGCCGCCAGCCATGTGCTACTATTCCAAGCTGGAAGGCAGTGGCGGCAAATGCCGTACCTGTTTGGTGAAGGTTACCAAGGGTTCTGAAAAAGACCCTCGTCCGATGCCGAAGTTGGTTGCCTCTTGCCGTACGACGGTGATGGATGGCATGGAAGTGCAAAACATCACTTCGCCAGATGTGGTAGAAGCCCGCAAAAGTGTGGTGGAAATGCTTCTGATCAATCACCCGCTGGATTGTCCGGTATGCGATCAGGCTGGAGAATGTAAGCTGCAGGATTTGGGTTATGAGCATGGCTCCGAAAATACCCGTTACGACTTTCCGCGTCGTACCTTCGAACGCATTGATATCGGAGATAAAATCCAGTTGCACATGAATCGCTGTATTCTGTGCTATCGTTGTGTATATGTAGCCAACCAGTTGACGAACACACGCGAGCATGGTATCTTATACCGGGGAGATCATGCGGAGATTTCGACTTACATTGAAAACGCCTTGGATAACGATTACATTGGAAATGTCATCGATGTTTGCCCAGTAGGCGCACTAACCGACAAGACTTTTCGCTTCAAAAACCGGGTTTGGTTTACTAAACCAGTCAATGCACATCGCGACTGCCCTTCATGTTCGGGCAGAGTAACGCTTTGGTACAAAGGATCGGATGTATTGCGCGTAACGGCACGGAAGGATGAATACGATGAGGTGGAAGAGTTTATCTGTAACACCTGTCGGTTCGACAAAAAAGAGACGGCAGATTGGACCTTAGAAGATCCAACCAAAGTGAGTCAAGAGTCGGTGATCGCTTCTAATCACTACACGCAGTTTCAACCGCCGGCAGTAATTCCAGAAAATACCCCATTAAAAGAAGCCAATTGGGAACAGTTGGCCAGAACAGAGAAATTGAAATAG